Proteins co-encoded in one Capsicum annuum cultivar UCD-10X-F1 chromosome 9, UCD10Xv1.1, whole genome shotgun sequence genomic window:
- the LOC107841704 gene encoding receptor-like protein EIX2 has translation MEQLQLTKDMILDRKLWKRWIRVEGQDCCKYDGIYCDEKTGNVVKIDLHYNNYLLDADIIPQKVLDNQVKNFLGDSKDLWNSINMLPSLLSLNLEGCNLVTLPYFTQVNFTSLSSFNIRDNAIRMNSENPSIVPPWFCNLTRLMNLDLGQNYFDDSISVFEKLSSLRVLDVSGNGFGDSLLSSLSKLNNLVYLDLLGNDIHFTNLCLLGNLTSLSVLKLRYNELKGPVPEALTSIFCRLSVLDLSDNEKISGLLPSFIRNPSSCIENRLKELYIGNTKFDDFFPEGMSMHENLEVIDSTNSLLYGEIPNSIGRLSNLRFLRLANNKLNGRIPSSIGQLSNLEELDISKNLFTGIVSELHFAKLNKLKKLYLSENLILNVSSNWYPPFRVKEIGITSVKVGPRFPQWLRKQSILEILIMSDANITDMIPNWLSNATLFMTTLDLSVNKLVGGIGVLCDAQLLHSIDLSKNLLSGRIPSCLSNLEELRSLNLADNSLEGEIPCSLGDLPLSFLHLQKNNLQGKIPSSLQNLTSLQRLDLGENKLKDVFPTWIGEKLQSLELLRLNSNQFYGVIPLELCQISSLCWLNLAGNNLYGTIPRCFSNFSCMSSGVMYGPGEVFGQRVESFMKGIPLEYVGEQILLLRILDLSENELVGRIPNELTKLVDLQYLNLSRNNLNGSIPKKLGYLKHLESLDLSHNKLSGSIPQSLASLNYLSYMNLSYNDFSGPIPTGNQLQSLDDQSFYVGNPRLCGKLIKKSCNDNGSSNVSEQIPQGDHQDNDDDGDERKWFYAGIGPGFCVGFLGFLFILYELRNRGVTRVFQCWA, from the exons ATGGAGCAGCTCCAGCTTACCAAGGACATGATCctggataggaagttgtggaaGAGGTGGATTAGGGTGGAAG GACAAGATTGTTGCAAATATGATGGAATTTATTGTGATGAGAAAACAGGAAATGTTGTGAAAATTGATTTGCATTACAATAATTATCTTCTTGATGCTGATATTATTCCACAAAAGGTGTTAGATAATCAAGTGAAAAATTTCTTAGGAG ATAGTAAAGATCTTTGGAATTCAATTAACATGTTACCTTCATTGCTTTCATTGAACTTAGAAGGTTGTAATCTAGTCACATTGCCTTATTTTACACAAGTGAATTTCACATCTCTTAGTTCATTTAATATCCGAGATAACGCGATTAGAATGAACTCTGAGAATCCCTCCATTGTCCCTCCATGGTTTTGTAATCTTACTAGGCTGATGAATCTTGATCTTGGTCAAAACTACTTTGATGATTCGATTAGTGTTTTTGAGAAGCTTAGTTCACTCAGAGTGTTGGATGTTTCCGGTAATGGATTTGGCGATTCGTTGTTGAGTTCATTGAGTAAGTTGAACAACTTGGTTTATTTGGATTTGTTAGGGAATGACATTCATTTTACTAATCTCTGTTTACTTGGAAATTTGACTTCACTTTCTGTGCTGAAGTTGAGGTACAATGAGTTAAAAGGACCAGTACCTGAGGCTTTAACGAGCATTTTTTGTCGATTGAGTGTGCTTGATTTGTCAGATAATGAAAAAATCAGTGGACTGCTTCCGAGTTTTATAAGAAATCCATCGAGTTGTATTGAGAATCGTTTGAAGGAGTTATACATAGGAAATACAAAATTCGATGACTTCTTTCCGGAAGGAATGTCAATGCACGAGAATCTTGAAGTTATTGACAGTACTAATAGCTTGTTATATGGTGAAATTCCAAATTCAATAGGCAGGCTGTCGAATTTGAGGTTTTTACGGTTAGCAAACAACAAGTTGAATGGGAGAATTCCTTCGAGTATTGGACAGTTATCGAATCTTGAAGAGCTAGATATCTCGAAGAACTTGTTCACCGGTATAGTTTCTGAACTCCACTTTGCAAAACTCAACAAATTGAAGAAATTGTACTTGTCTGAAAACTTGATCCTGAATGTTAGTTCCAATTGGTATCCACCTTTTCGTGTCAAGGAGATTGGGATCACATCGGTAAAAGTTGGTCCACGTTTTCCTCAGTGGCTACGAAAACAGTCAATTCTTGAGATTCTCATTATGTCTGATGCTAACATTACTGATATGATCCCAAATTGGTTGAGCAATGCAACCTTGTTCATGACAACTCTGGATCTTTCAGTTAACAAATTAGTCGGTGGTATAGGCGTTTTGTGCGATGCTCAACTTTTGCATTCGATTGATCTTTCCAAGAATCTGTTATCCGGACGAATCCCTTCATGTTTGAGTAACTTGGAAGAATTGAGATCATTAAATCTTGCTGATAATAGTCTTGAAGGTGAAATCCCATGTTCTTTAGGTGATTTGCCACTAAGTTTTTTGCATTTACAAAAGAACAACTTACAAGGTAAAATCCCTTCGTCTTTGCAAAATTTGACATCGTTACAAAGACTAGACTTGGGAGAAAACAAACTGAAGGATGTTTTTCCTACATGGATCGGCGAAAAGTTGCAAAGTTTGGAACTCTTGAGGCTAAATTCGAATCAATTTTACGGCGTTATCCCATTGGAACTATGCCAAATCTCATCTCTATGTTGGTTAAATCTTGCTGGTAACAACTTGTATGGAACTATTCCGCGTTGTTTTAGCAACTTTTCGTGTATGAGTTCTGGTGTTATGTATGGACCTGGTGAAGTATTTGGACAAAGAGTTGAAAGTTTTATGAAAGGAATACCACTTGAGTATGTTGGTGAACAAATTTTGTTACTTAGAATTTTGGATCTTTCTGAAAATGAACTTGTTGGAAGGATACCTAATGAGTTAACAAAATTGGTTGACTTGCAATATTTGAATTTGTCTAGGAATAATCTCAATGGAAGCATACCAAAAAAACTAGGTTATTTGAAGCATTTGGAGTCACTTGATTTGTCACATAACAAACTTTCTGGTTCAATTCCTCAAAGTCTGGCTTCTTTGAACTATTTGAGCTACATGAACTTGTCTTATAACGATTTTTCGGGTCCAATTCCTACTGGAAATCAGCTTCAATCTTTGGATGATCAATCATTTTATGTTGGTAATCCTAGACTTTGTGGAAAGTTGATCAAGAAAAGTTGCAATGACAATGGATCATCAAATGTAAGTGAACAAATTCCTCAAGGTGATCAtcaagataatgatgatgatggtgatgaacGTAAGTGGTTCTATGCTGGAATTGGTCCTGGTTTTTGTGTTGGCTTCTTAGGTTTCCTCTTCATCTTGTACGAGTTAAGAAATCGTGGCGTGACACGCGTTTTTCAATGCTGGGCGTGA
- the LOC107841703 gene encoding F-box/FBD/LRR-repeat protein At1g13570-like — MAMISRGSKRVYIEGDDLDRLTALPISVKHQIQERLSMEEAARMSILSRPWRHVWSSIPKLIFSSQFCQRKPLIDVIDTILLQHNGAIKTFLLDISSIPPSKHSVIDQWMLLLSRNGIMYLTLQNLQNAAPYILPSCMYDVELESLRLANCIFKPPCSFRGFHKLKSLSLLKVVLLLDNDIAASFLWMPYLVILQVNACSGFPNAKIYAPTLSQVYFLTRRSETLDLGHYMDCRKLKAVRLVSSKENQEKAVNLTYLLNCWSEIRDFAMDSYYLQSFATEAERLPAYLNSLKVMTLYEFDFDDEDQIFSLLRMLIISPNLNDLRLVLSSKKRNVGMEVNVVNHFEGPSYRTLGVLKLESLKVKNFHGSRIEMLFVKFIFASAPSLLKSTIFIEDVESVDQSEYVKITKELMGFPRASPTLKMYMICDASKLGILTQEGSFHDGM, encoded by the coding sequence ATGGCAATGATAAGTCGCGGCAGTAAGAGAGTTTACATTGAAGGGGACGATCTTGATAGACTTACCGCTCTTCCCATTAGTGTCAAACACCAGATTCAGGAGCGCTTGTCTATGGAGGAAGCTGCACGAATGAGTATATTGTCTAGACCGTGGAGACATGTTTGGTCTTCAATCCCTAAACTCatattttcttctcagttttgccAGAGAAAGCCCTTAATAGACGTGATTGATACAATTCTGTTGCAGCACAACGGAGCTATTAAGACATTCCTCCTAGATATTTCATCGATACCTCCTTCTAAGCACTCAGTTATCGATCAATGGATGCTTTTACTGTCAAGAAACGGTATCATGTATCTCACCCTTCAGAATCTACAAAATGCTGCTCCGTATATATTACCTTCCTGCATGTATGATGTAGAACTAGAAAGTTTGCGTCTGGCCAACTGCATTTTCAAGCCGCCGTGCAGCTTTAGGGGTTTCCACAAGCTCAAAAGTCTTTCACTACTTAAAGTCGTCTTGTTATTAGACAACGACATTGCAGCTTCTTTCTTGTGGATGCCATACCTTGTTATTCTGCAAGTTAACGCGTGTAGTGGTTTTCCTAACGCGAAAATATATGCTCCAACACTTTCCCAAGTATATTTCCTTACCAGGAGAAGCGAAACGcttgatttgggtcattacatGGACTGTCGGAAGCTGAAAGCAGTTAGACTTGTATCGTCAAAAGAGAATCAAGAGAAAGCGGTTAACTTGACCTATCTACTCAACTGCTGGTCTGAAATTCGCGATTTTGCTATGGACAGTTACTACCTCCAGTCTTTTGCTACTGAAGCGGAGAGGCTCCCGGCATACCTCAACAGCTTGAAGGTTATGACTCTATAtgagtttgattttgatgatgaagatCAAATATTTTCTCTTCTAAGAATGCTTATAATTTCTCCCAATTTGAATGACCTTCGTTTGGTGTTGAGCTCGAAGAAGAGGAATGTTGGCATGGAAGTGAATGTCGTAAATCACTTTGAAGGACCATCCTACAGGACACTCGGAGTACTCAAGCTTGAAAGTTTGAAAGTAAAAAATTTCCATGGTTCAAGAATAGAAATGCTCTTCGTAAAGTTTATATTCGCGTCTGCACCTTCACTCCTGAAGAGTACCATCTTTATTGAAGATGTAGAAAGTGTTGATCAAAGCGAATACGTGAAGATCACAAAGGAGTTGATGGGTTTCCCTCGGGCATCTCCGACACTGAAAATGTACATGATATGTGATGCATCAAAATTAGGCATCTTGACTCAGGAGGGCTCGTTTCATGATGGAATGTAA